GTTTATCATCTTATTACGTGGATTACATATTCAAGCTCAAGACACTTTTCTCCATTGTCCTGCTAATACTCCAAATTATACTTCTGGTAGTGAATACGAAACCAACCTCAGaaaatttcttcttccttctttggttTCAAATGGTTCTATTAATGGATTTTTCAATACTTCGGTGGGTACGAATCCAAACAATACTGTTTACGGACTTGTTCAGTGCCGAGGTGATATTTCTATGGATTCTTGCAAATCTTGTCTAAATTCTTCCAGTGTTGTTGTCATTCAGAAATGTACTAATCATATAGACGTCGATGTTCGTCTTTATGAATGTCTTTTACGCTACTCCAATACTAGATTCTTCGGAGAAGTTGATGAAAGTTTGCTTGTTTGGTTTCCGAATCAGGAAAAGGTTAATAATCTTGATATATTTAATGGTCAACTAGGTAATTTGATGAATGATCTCATGGCTGATGCTTCATCGGATTCGTCTAAGTTTGATGTTGGATCATTTAACTATAATGATTTCAGTAAAATATATGGTATGGTTCAATGTACTAGAGatctgtcaagagattcttgtacATCTTGTTTACAAGATATGATTGGTAGAATTCCAAGTTTATATAATGGATCAAGAAGTGGACATATAATGACTCAAAGTTGTTTTATAAGATATGATGATAACATGTTTTACGAATTACAAAcaccgccgccaccgccaccgGACACAGTTCCAGGTTCTATGTCGCCGCTGCCGTCAGATTCTGGAAaaggtttattttatttatttatttatttatttggctTTTGTTTTAAGGATGAATGAAttagttgatctcatgaaaacttgAGCTTAATTTCTTGACATTGCGGTAACAGAACCGCCGCCAGGGCCAGAACCGTCGGTGAATACTGTTGCAGTAGCTGTTCCCGTAGTAGTTGGAATTTCGTTGGTGTTAGTAGCAGTGTGTTTTTACtgcttaaggagaaagaaaagtgtGACTAGTAAATCTGACATTCAAGGTAATTAAGCTTTTCACTTTTTGGTTTAATGTTGATTTTCTATGCTAGTAATAATATATGAAACCGGCGATTAAAactgtgcaattttttttttcttttttactgcaGGAGCTTCCAGGGATCCAATGGAAAATCAAGATTCTTTGCAATTTGACCTGGTTACAATTAGAGATGCTACAAATGAGTTTTCTGATGCTAACAAGCTTGGGGAGGGTGGTTTTGGTGCAGTCTACAAGGTAAGAATTACAAACCCAAGAGCCCAATTATTATTTTTCAGCGTTACAAGCCCAATAAGATCACATGTATCAAAAACCAATCATAGTCCACGGGtaagcatgggccggtatggacaagtttttacctcatccgcatccaatccaattcaatacggatttcaaattcggcatccgcatccaatccaacatccaacggatttgcatccaacAGATGTACGAATGAACGGATTGGGtgtggataatccaatggatttgtgttaattaaaatttataatgaaaaaataaagtcaatatagatgacttcttatagaacctacccattttatatatgtatataaatatagaaatgtcatggacaacactccaagcaaacaccTTAACAATTCCAACattgtttttatattttctagaaaccatataaatgcccttaatctaacgggtatggatgtccaacggattttcatggTATATCCGTGTCCAATCCGTAattcgttggatttcaaaaatctcatccgCACCCAGCCCATTAACAAACGGTCCGGACATCCATCCGCAACAACaaggttggtcccggttaaatccgcggattacggataaaatgctcacccctaattcCTCATTAATAATACTACTTCAGTCCCAGCAAAAAATCATCGCTTTTACCAAAACATTTACGAAAAAGGTATGATAATAAGTTCATATTTCATAAAATTACTCTTCTCTCCACATAACAAATAGTAGAAAATTCTAGTTTTCACCCGTAATAATAAGTTTCTTTTAACAAAATAGAAATACTTGTGAAATTTCTAATTTTCACCAATGATAACTAAGGACAGTTGGTGAAAACTCAAATTTTAAACCATAATAAATTCTCGGTAACATAACTGAAataattgcaaaaaaaaattctagttTTGGTCGATAATAACATTAGGCATGATATGAATACGAAaaatgattagtgaaataaaaTTATTCTGCAAAGATTTTAATGGAAGCGAGATCAAATTTACAAAGAGGAAGGATAAGTGAACGATGTTATTTTTTTTCGAagagaaggttatattaaaagaaaaaagagaaccaAGGATCAATCCAAGGTTAATACAACGAAATTTACATACATATTAGAGTACCCCAATTACTCCAAATTAAGCTAGGATTAATATACTTAATAGTATCGTTGTCACAAAACCATAAGACTACCAATTGTTTTACCAAATCAATATTTTCTTGCACACTCTTGTGACGTTCTCCAGAAACTCTTCCATTCCTCTCCTTCCACAAAATCCAACAAACTGCATAATGAAAGATTTTCCATACATCCTTACCTCTCCCTTGAAACACATTGTTAGACCATGCTTCGTACAATTGAATCAAAGTATTTGGAAATGGCCAAGCTATCCTAAAGGATTTGATGAAATAATTCCAGATCTCAAAAAGTACTTACAATGAATGAACATATGATTTGCTGACTACCTGACGTTGCTGCATAAAGCACACAACTCACGATCAATGTTCACACCTCAATGTCGCAACATATCCCTGGTAGGTAACGAATCATGAAAAGTAGCCCAAATAATAAAGCTCACCTTGTTTGGAATGTTACCTTTCCAAATAAACTTATCAAAACCGCACTCTTCAAGGTTACCTGAAAGTATTTCGTAACATCTTGAGGTATTAAAGTTCTCCATAATCACCACCTCATCAtccgcttcaacaagctcaaggAAACGATTTAAGTCGCGCCTTAAAAGATCCCATTCTAATTGCTCATTAGAATTTAGGGGCCTCTTAAAATCACAAACCCAAActtcatttgctatcagtcataAACAGTTGCATCCTTAGCCTTCGATGCCTGGTAAACAACAGGAAAAAGGTCTTGCAATTTCCACCTATCTGACCAACGATCCTTCCAAAAGCGGATGCGTTTACCATTTTCTACGGTGAAAGTCGCCATATTTTGAACCGTCGTCACCATGTTAGTAATTAACGTTCTTCCAAAAACTTCTACCCTAGGTCTTATCATCCACATCAGGAATTAAAAAATTACTATTATGAGCAAATTTTTCATTTACCAACCTCCTCCATAGACTAGTTTTGCACTTCGAAAATCTCCAAATCCACTTAACCAGCAAAGATTGATTAATTCTCCTCAAATTTTTCACGCCTAGACCCCTGTTCACTTTAGGAACACAAAGCTTCTTCCAAGAAACCCACACCAATTTCTTTCTACCTTACACCACACCCCACAAAAAATTACGCATAATCTTAATCATTCTTTTTTCCACGCAAGAAAAATAAATAGGTAAACTCGCAAGACAACTCTTAATAAGAATTAGTCTACCTGCTTTATTAAGTTGCCTTTTCTTCCAAGATGCTAGCTTTCGCTCCATTCTGAGCAGAACATGTTCCCAAACAGAAGTATTACGCCAATGTGCACCAATCGGCATCACAAGATAAGTAAACGACAATTTTTCTGTCTTGCAACCTAGCTCTCTGGCTAAAACATCGATCACCTCATCTGCTCCCACACTGATCAAATTACTTTTATCTAAATTCAGCTTCAAACCCGTAATAGTTTCAAAAACTGCCAGAATGATTAAAAGATGTCTGACTTCCTCCACCGAAGCATCAATGAAAATAAAAGTATCATCTGCTAATTGAAGATGAGAGATAATAGTACCATGATCAACCACTTTGAAACCAAAAATCTGATCTCTATCAACCGCATCATTAATCAACTTAGAAAGAATATCGACCACCAAAAGAAACAAATACGGTGATAATGAATCGCCCTGTCTCAAACCCTTGCTTGGTTTAAACTTTCCAGTCGAACTTccgtttacaagaagagaaagatgagTAGAAGTTACACACCATTTGATCCAAGAAATCCATTTGACGCCGAAGTCGTGCTTCTGTAAAATTGTGAACAAAGCTTGCCAATTAACATTATCAAAAGCTTTCTCCATGTCAATCTTGCAAAGGATTCCCGGTTTCCTAGCCTTCAATCCGCTATCCACACACTCGTCGGCAATTAGAACACCATCAAGGATTTTTTTACCGTGAATAAAAGCCCCTTGAAATTCATacattatcttataattttagccctaatTTTTCTATAAAACTCAAATAACAATAAATTTAAAGCTAATTTTTTTTGTGATATGTATGTTCATTTTACAAAACTCTATATTATTACTAAAAATAAGCAGAATCTGAGATAGCAAACCTCACCATCTCCCAATTTTAATTTTAACTATTAATTTtaaatggttgattttgaaaatgGTCGATGCATGCGTTATACATCTACCGCTTTGCGCCCAAATATTTTCCTATATAGTATGGTAATAAAGGTTTTATTTGCAATTAGAAAAGTGTTAAAATTGTGAATAAAACAGAATAACTAACAAAAATTTCCAATTTACCCGCTAATTTTGTATCTCCACGATGGATTTCTAGAGTACCTAAGCCTCTCCCGTGGTCATCTTAAACAGTGTGGTTGAAACTTTTTTTTGATTGAAAGTGTGGTTGAAACTTAATAACTACTTATTAAAGGCAATAGATGGTAAGCAGGTAAATATTTCTTAAGTCTGCTTAAACATTAACAGGGTAAGCTTCAAAATGGGCAAGAAATCGCGGTAAAACGTCTCTCTGTGAATTCGGGACAAGGTTTGCAGGAATTCAAGAACGAGGTGGTTTTGCTAAATAAGCTTCAACACAGAAATCTTGTCAGACTTTTGGGTTTCTGTTTCGAAGGCCATGAGCAGATACTCATCTACGAACATGTAGCCAATAGAAGTCTCGACAAGTACATCTTTGGGATGCCCACGGCGGCCCTATATATGTCTCCCTTTTGTTTTGAGAATCACCTATATATTTTCATGATGTGCTTAACTGTTACTGATGAGAATGTGCATATACCAGAAGAAAAGTTCTTTTGGATTGGGAAAAGCGCTACAAAATCATAGCAGGGATTGCCAGGGGACTTTTATATCTTCGCGAAGACTCTCGGCTTACTATTATTCACAGGGATCTTAAAGCAGGTAATATTTTGTTAACTGAAGAAATGGAAGCGAAAATTGCAGATTTTGGGCTGGCTAAGCTTTTCGAGATCGATCAAACACAGGGTAACACAAGTAGAATTGCCGGGACACTGTAAGTATAGTAGTGTTCAGCAAAAACGTATGTTTTACGTAAAACCTTTAACTGTTTGTAAATAACGTGACGGCACGATCTACAGTGGTTACATGGCCCCCGAGTATGCATTGCATGGACTATTTTCTGTAAAGTCAGATGTTTATAGTTTCGGGGTTTTGCTCTTGGAAATCGTAAGTGGTCGTAAGATTACCAGTTCTCATCGGTCATCTCCAACACCAGATCTTTTAAGCTATGTAAGTATGAACCCGTTGCCGAAATGTTCCTTctcaaataagaaaaaaaaggaagaaaagaatGCCTCTGTCAATCTACAACTAACCTCCTCGAATTTCCTAAATGCAGGCATGGAAAAATTGGAGAGAAAGGACACCCTTGGAGCTGATGGATCCAATTTTATCCCACTGTTCTTCAAGAAATGAAGTGATTAGGGTtattaagacattagcgcccggctacactcaagagtgatgctatagccctcacaggacggatatctccaggataaaacaccctaatacacctactactagcatatgtagtagatgctcaacttgagcttggcaactccgaaaaaaccgttaaggaaaatcgcgaatgcttaaaaaccgctataaaatattttcccttaggggtccctctaaaatatagagcaacccctttcccatagattttataaaagtagtgaatttctttatataattgacaaatacaacttaaaactccccgatgtgggactaaaagctttatatagtttcttaaaactactaaaaattggaaactccaccaTGTGGAACTAAacagtttcattcacaaaataaaataataaattataattttttattaaaactttaaaaaattatttttttattaatcgttttccaacataaAATACACGGCGATAAAATGAATCCACGTATCTTTTCATATTGTTCTATACTCATTCTATTCTTGGAACGGGTTCGATAACTTAATCAACGGATAAGAATACAATTTGTAATAAAATGTTCACTATTCTCTCCCGCATGTCATCACTTACCATATCTACTTCCCGATTGGTTTAAAACTTGAACCATCTTTGCACGTGGTTATACCCTTCTCCAAGCATATGCATTCTTCAGTTACCAAATCCCAAAGAGTCTGAAGTTAGAAAATTTGAGAAAGTAATATGAGAAGTTTTATTTACATCTCCAAGGACAGACCTGAAAAAATGTCACCAAAGTACTTCTTCTCATCTCTAGTGGCCAATACTATTATGCGTATGCTCCACGGTTGTATCGGTGAGTGCACTTGGCAAATTATTGTCATGTCATTTCCACCATATAAACGGTAGGGCTTGCCCCTCTTCCGAGACCGCTATAGTTTTCCAAACCACATTTATCTTCTTGGTAACTTTTTCATAAACACCTTAACAACAATGTGACTACTAAAAATCCAGTAGCACAACGAAATCTGATCTAAAGGTGAAAATGATATCAATGGAATGATAAATGTAATGTAAGAAGAAAGAGATGAGAGATATTGAAATGTTGACaccggatttaacgtggttcggcatacTGAGGCCTACGCCAACGGGTTAGTGATTTTATTAAGTGTGTAAGAAGAGCCTCCATTAAAGAGGAGTTCTGCAAGTGAAAGaggtaaaactgatgaaaaagaGAAGACCCCCACTCTACCGTAATCTCTTCCTTTATATAAGGAGAGAGGTACAAAGACATTTACTATATTACCCTTAGCTTAATAATTAAGCTAAGATAGAAAGTTGTAGTGTATGTTGATGTAGAGTTGAAAGTTGATGAAACTTTAATCTACTGCCACGTGTCTATAATATATTTGGTAtctacaattttccccttttcttgagggttgttGATGAACGATCCTTAAGAAAATATCTCCATGTCTTGACTGTACTTTTGCTTTGATAATTGATGTTGTTGATGCTCTGCGCTTCGTCTTGACTAGGTCTGATGCTGCTATCGTGTCGTTGATGCTTGGAAATAGTGCAGAGCATTTTTTCCCTGGATCATGTGTTTCCCTGGTGGTTGCTTTTTCCCTGCCTTGTCATGATGAGAGATTTTTCCCTGAAATGTTCACTTAAGTACAGAGTTTTGCTGCCAATACTTACACATAAGCACACATTAGTGTAAAGATCTCATCCCAATACGTTATGAACAGAGATGATAACTAGATGAATGGAACTCGCCATCCATTCAATCTTTATGAAAATGTGTACTACAACATCTAGTGCACAAGCATAAGTCAATCGGGGACTCAAATTCAAGAGGGTTATCGAGATGGGTAGTTTGTAAGGTGTCATTGGACGCATATTTGTACGTACATGCCAATGCCTGTAATGGTACCTGGCATCTCGAGTGTGCCGCTACTATCAGTAAGAGACCTTTTCATGACTCATACTGATGGCCAAATACCACAGATACGAGGAAttcataaatacaaaattgatgaAGCAAGAAATTTTGAAACAGTTTTAGTTGAAAATtaaacttttattttattttatttttatattttttaaatgtTAGATTCAAGAGGTAAGAGTACTTAGCTCTGTTGCGAGTGTCCATGTGGATCTGTCTCAACTGGTGTGTAGCTTTGCTTG
This portion of the Papaver somniferum cultivar HN1 chromosome 11, ASM357369v1, whole genome shotgun sequence genome encodes:
- the LOC113325266 gene encoding cysteine-rich receptor-like protein kinase 10 — protein: MLTHNPSATEFIQIPFLFIILLRGLHIQAQDTFLHCPANTPNYTSGSEYETNLRKFLLPSLVSNGSINGFFNTSVGTNPNNTVYGLVQCRGDISMDSCKSCLNSSSVVVIQKCTNHIDVDVRLYECLLRYSNTRFFGEVDESLLVWFPNQEKVNNLDIFNGQLGNLMNDLMADASSDSSKFDVGSFNYNDFSKIYGMVQCTRDLSRDSCTSCLQDMIGRIPSLYNGSRSGHIMTQSCFIRYDDNMFYELQTPPPPPPDTVPGSMSPLPSDSGKEPPPGPEPSVNTVAVAVPVVVGISLVLVAVCFYCLRRKKSVTSKSDIQGASRDPMENQDSLQFDLVTIRDATNEFSDANKLGEGGFGAVYKGKLQNGQEIAVKRLSVNSGQGLQEFKNEVVLLNKLQHRNLVRLLGFCFEGHEQILIYEHVANRSLDKYIFDTRRKVLLDWEKRYKIIAGIARGLLYLREDSRLTIIHRDLKAGNILLTEEMEAKIADFGLAKLFEIDQTQGNTSRIAGTLGYMAPEYALHGLFSVKSDVYSFGVLLLEIVSGRKITSSHRSSPTPDLLSYAWKNWRERTPLELMDPILSHCSSRNEVIRVIKTLAPGYTQE